One genomic region from Actinomycetota bacterium encodes:
- a CDS encoding PadR family transcriptional regulator, translating to MPVSHVDVLVLGLLAEEPLYGYQLLERYRARAMEFWAPAGRASVYQSLRRLEREGMVSGKSQEGREGPDRRVYRVSRPGRDRLRQALLEWFGPGGAHPADRALPFGFAHLLPAEEVRRGIAARDASLRQRVQDIGAERSRLQAARGPTGVLARRMLDREEALAGAELAWLGAFRRDAGRIRRAAQ from the coding sequence GTGCCTGTTTCCCATGTCGACGTGCTGGTGCTGGGCCTGCTGGCCGAGGAGCCCCTGTACGGCTACCAGCTGCTCGAACGGTACCGGGCCCGGGCCATGGAGTTCTGGGCGCCCGCGGGGCGGGCCTCGGTCTACCAGTCCCTGCGGCGCCTCGAGCGCGAGGGGATGGTGTCGGGGAAGTCGCAGGAGGGCCGGGAGGGTCCGGACCGCCGCGTCTACCGGGTGTCCCGACCCGGGAGGGATCGTCTCCGGCAGGCGCTGCTGGAGTGGTTCGGACCGGGCGGGGCCCACCCCGCCGACCGCGCGCTGCCGTTCGGGTTCGCGCATCTCCTGCCGGCCGAGGAGGTCAGGCGCGGCATCGCCGCCCGGGACGCCTCGCTCCGGCAGCGGGTGCAGGACATCGGTGCCGAGCGGTCCCGGCTCCAGGCTGCACGGGGGCCGACCGGCGTGCTCGCCAGGAGGATGCTGGACCGGGAGGAGGCGCTGGCTGGGGCCGAGCTGGCCTGGCTGGGAGCGTTCCGGCGCGATGCGGGACGGATCCGCCGCGCCGCCCAGTAG
- the arsM gene encoding arsenite methyltransferase → MDEVREEVREEVRAHYARAARSATAGGCSDACCSSEAGAADSSLYGAAEREFLPEAAVLASLGCGNPTAVAELREGETVLDLGSGGGIDVLLSARRVGPTGKVYGLDMTEEMLALALRNKEEAGATNVEFLRGYIEDIPLPAATVDVVISNCVINLSADKGRVFAEMARVLRPGGRVGVSDIVAEDDLTPDRRAERGSHVGCIAGALSFREYEQGLRTAGFEDVTLTPTHQVAEGMHSVIIRATKGSTPGELLRRMELSVVRQPCC, encoded by the coding sequence ATGGACGAGGTGCGCGAAGAGGTGCGCGAAGAGGTTCGAGCCCACTACGCGCGGGCGGCCCGGTCGGCGACGGCAGGCGGCTGCTCGGACGCGTGCTGCTCGAGCGAGGCGGGGGCCGCCGATTCCTCCCTGTACGGGGCGGCCGAGCGCGAGTTCCTTCCCGAGGCGGCCGTGCTGGCCAGCCTGGGGTGCGGGAACCCGACCGCCGTGGCCGAGCTGCGGGAGGGCGAGACGGTGCTCGACCTGGGTTCCGGCGGGGGCATCGACGTGCTGCTCTCCGCCAGGCGGGTCGGGCCCACCGGCAAGGTGTACGGGCTGGACATGACCGAGGAGATGCTGGCCCTGGCCCTGCGGAACAAGGAGGAGGCGGGCGCCACCAACGTCGAGTTCCTCAGGGGCTACATCGAGGACATCCCGCTGCCGGCCGCCACCGTGGACGTGGTGATCTCGAACTGCGTGATCAACCTGTCCGCCGACAAAGGACGCGTCTTCGCGGAGATGGCACGCGTGCTGAGGCCCGGGGGCCGCGTCGGGGTCAGCGACATCGTGGCCGAGGACGACCTCACGCCGGACCGGCGCGCCGAGCGCGGCAGCCACGTGGGCTGCATCGCGGGGGCCCTGTCGTTTCGGGAGTACGAGCAGGGGCTGCGGACCGCGGGCTTCGAGGACGTCACGCTGACCCCGACCCACCAGGTCGCCGAGGGAATGCACTCGGTCATCATCAGGGCCACCAAGGGCAGCACCCCCGGTGAACTCCTTCGGAGGATGGAGCTTTCCGTCGTCCGGCAGCCCTGCTGCTGA
- a CDS encoding metalloregulator ArsR/SmtB family transcription factor, producing MKAIPLKERPRPLEVTEGHVEAFNALAHPTRLRVFFFLARAGGEVSAGEIQGAVGIPAPTLSHHLNLLRRAGLIQSRREERHIYYSVRTDSVSELVRLLTDCC from the coding sequence ATGAAAGCAATTCCTTTGAAGGAGAGGCCTCGACCGCTGGAGGTCACCGAAGGGCACGTGGAGGCGTTCAACGCGCTGGCGCACCCGACGCGCCTGCGCGTGTTCTTCTTCCTGGCCCGCGCCGGGGGAGAGGTCAGCGCGGGAGAGATCCAGGGGGCCGTGGGCATTCCCGCCCCAACCCTGTCGCACCACCTGAACCTCCTGCGCCGGGCCGGCCTGATCCAGAGCCGGCGCGAGGAGCGCCACATCTACTACTCGGTCAGGACCGACAGCGTGTCCGAGCTGGTCCGGCTCCTGACCGACTGCTGCTGA